Part of the Primulina huaijiensis isolate GDHJ02 chromosome 15, ASM1229523v2, whole genome shotgun sequence genome is shown below.
CATTGCTGCCTCCCGTAGGAGTCTGAGCCGTGTCTAGTAACATATTGAATTGGGAAGAGACATAAACTATAAGATAAACTAGAAAAATAAACCCatgattaaataaatatcaaCAAGGAATATACAAAATTCCAAGTATTCTATAAATTCAAAACCACCACAATTCTGATTCAAAAAGACAAGCTAAGCTCACTAATGGAGTACTCATCCATCATCTTCCTCTTTCTCTTCTTTTCCACAACATGCAGTGCTGCATTTGATCCTTCTTGTTCTTCTTCAGATTCAGACCTGTCAATATTCCACATCTATGGAAAATGCTCACCATTTACACCACCAAATGAAGAGTCCTCATGGCTTAGTAAACTCATGAAAATGGCCTCGAATGACCCCACAAGGCTCTCCTATTTGTCTTCCTTAGCCACCCAAAAGCCCACCAGTGCACCCATCGCCCCCGGCCATGTTATAAACGTAGGAAACTACGTCGTCCGTGCGAATATCGGAACTCCGGGCCAGCTCATGTTCATGGTCTTGGACACCAGCAACGATGCTGCATGGATCCCATGTAGCGGCTGCGTGGGCTGCTCCTCCACCATGTTCGACACGAACAGGTCCTCCACGTTCGGGTCGTTGGACTGCTCCGCATCCGAGTGCACCCAAGTCAGCGGAGCCTCGTGTCCTACCGTCGGCTCGGGTTATTGCAGCTTCAACCAGTCATACGGGTCCGCCTCCTCGTTCGCGGCCACGCTGTCGCGAGACACCCTCGGCCTGGGCAACGATGCTGTCCCAAACTACGCTTTTGGATGCATCAACTCCGTGTCGGGGGGGTCTATTCCGCCCCAGGGGTTATTGGGTCTTGGCCGAGGCTCCCTCTCATTGCTCTCTCAATCCGGGTCCCTCTACTCTGGTGTATTTTCATACTGTCTGCCTAGTTTCAAGAACTACTACTTCTCCGGGTCGCTGAAACTCGGGCCCTTGGGTCAACCGAAGACCATCAAAACCACCCCACTTCTCACCAACCCGCACAGGCCATCGTTATACTATGTGAACCTCACCGGCGTGAGTGTCGGCAGGGTCAACATCCCCATAACTCCGGAACTACTCACATTCGACCCCAACACGGGCGCCGGAACCATAATAGACTCCGGCACGGTGATAACCCGGTTCATCCAGCCCGTGTACACCGCCATTAGAGACGAATTTATGAAGCAACTGAAAGGGCCTTTTAGCTCATTGGGGGCGTTCGACACTTGTTTTGCAACAACCAATGAAGAAATAGCACCAACAATCACATTGCATTTTACAGGGCTGGACTTGAAGTTGCCAGCTGAGAATAGTTTGATACACAGTAGCTCGGGTTCTCTGGCTTGCTTGGCTATGGCGGCTGCACCAAATAATGTGAACTCGGTGTTGAATGTGATAGCCAATTTGCAACAACAAAATTTGAGGATCTTGTTTGACACTGCCAACTCTCGTTTGGGCATTGCTCGTGAGCTTTGTAATTGATTAGgcttatattttttgtttgatgtttgttgtctTGGTCATTGTCAATGTTTGTTCAAACAAATAATGATGTctttttattactttttaatgaTATGATTTTGGAAAACATGTGTCTATCCAGCTCCacagctatatatatatatatcatatgacAGATTTAAGTGGTTAAAAATGTCTTCGAATTGTGCTTGGATACTGGTTAAAAAGAAATGATCATTAATCTAAACAATTTTTAGAGAGGAAATTGAAACTATGGCAAAGAGAGAATTTTTAACACTACGATTGGATTTATTGCAACTTGGTAGGATTGAAAGTACATATGGTGAAAGATGGAGACAATGATAGGATTACCAAAAGGCTGATTGGATAAGGCCCACAGCTTTGTGCATTATATTGAATAATGGAGGTCTAAGTTATTCATGATTCCAAAATCGACGGTTAGGCTCTGGAACTTTGTGCATATATTAAATAGTAATGCTCTTGCTTCTTGCCAGTGAATTAAAAAACTTGGACAACTGAATGAATATACGGCACTACCGTGTGTACTGTGTAGTTTGGGAATTTCAACATATGCCTAGCGAAAGGAAACAAAAAGAAATATGGAGTACAAACAAAATTATAGGTCTGCGTATTTGTCCATTTAGTTTTCACATCAGTCATTGCTTGTGCTATAACAAGCATTCGTGCCTTCTGTATTTGTTGCTATCATATGGTACTTGTAGAATTATGGTCTAGTGATTTGCTTCGAAGAACCACACCAGACTCGTGTAGCTCGCAGTTGATAACGTGTGCAGTACAAATCAACACTATCGACATAAGTTTTCAGGATTGCAAGAGAAGAAGGTTCTCTGACCTGCTGTATTCACAAGACTCGAACCTGAGCTCAAAATTTTTTGTTGGATAGTTACAACACAAACTTTGAATGCATTATACtctaaaacataaaagttcTCTACCACAACGTAAAACATAAAAGTTCTCTACCACGACGTCTATAATTTTACTTGAACATGATTGACTAACAACAATAGTCTATATACCTAAACCACTCTCTATAAGTCCATACTTCAAAATTTGGATTTTTCGCATATATTCTTAAGGTGAAAAACTCCACTAGTTATCTAAATAAGatcaattaaatataatgatATCTTCAATTACTTGGGAAAAAAATCCGTTGCACCAAATATTCAGGAAAAAGTAAAGCCTCGCATAAAAGCACTATAAGGAAGATCCACGTGCAAAAGCAactggtattttattaaatataaattaaatatagccAGTGAACGAAACTTACACAAATCAGTGCATTCCAAAATTCTTCTAACTGATAGTCCTAGCAaaacacaatattttatttcactAGTTTAATAAGCCATAAGAAAAATCTTTAGACTTAAACTATGTTCCAAACCACACATACAGAAGAACATGAATGAATGTTTTTGCTTATTACAAAGGGGGTGAAGACATGTCAACACCTCAGTATAGTTGTGAATACTAAACCCATCTTGAAGTTTTCAAACATGACGTTGTGACTTGCAGAAAGACACCATTTCCTTGATAGGTTAACAGAGCACATCGATCTTGACAATGAACCATGAAAAAATGAccacaaataattcaaaatatgacTTCCATAAACTTTTTCCCCTGTAATATAGGCTCCTCGTACGGGTATCCGTCAATCTATCGGAAAAGGATAAAGTTAGCTGATTAACAAAGTACCAAAGGATTGTTAAGGTTGATACATAAAGACATGTAATAAATTGATGGAAGAGGAGGAAATTACTTTCATAATGATTCAGAGGCATTGCATTCCACTCCGTCTCAGCTTCAATGTTTGACATATTTTGGGGAGTGTCTAAGCGAGGGCTGTTTTTGGACTGATCTTTATCAAAATATACATGAAAAGTTTTTGACTCATCTGAAGATTCGACTTGAGCTTTCTCAAAAGTGTCTGGAAAATGTCCCCTCTCTATGCTTTCTAAAGTTCTTGGTTTCCTTTCATGCGAGATGTAAGCAGACACAGGTGAATCATGTTTTTTGTAAAGTTTTCCTGATAACTCTAGAGGTCTACGGAAAAGTAAATGTGCCACAGTACGATCTATTGGATTGGTGTTGGTCTCTTCATCAGATATTGTACTAGTTCTGTTTGGGAAAATAAACAGATGATCAGATATAGCTGATAGATCGAAATAACTTAAACTTACTCTGTTATCAACACTTCAGGACTCGAGAAGAAAATGATTGGAGAGCACATCACATTAATTCAAAAGGCTATAAAAGGATATGTGGCATAAAGAATTTAGCAAGCGGCGAGTGCATGCTAAAAAAGAGTCTTGACTGATGTATTTTAAAGGGAAGTTTTACAGCTTATCAAAGGGTGaatgcatttaaaatttttgacatTACAATTAAATGTTGGCCAACAAGTTAAACCTCTTGCATTAGTAAAAAGTCATTGGACTTGCAGTTGATTCAAGAGAGTAAATTTTGCTCCAAACTTCAGTTTTCGTACATTCCACTAGTTTACCATCCAAAAACTTAATAGATACATTCTATTTCCTTCTATTAGCCATGATTGTCTGACAACATATTACTGATGTTTAGCATCATTAAATGCTGCTTGTCTTACTGGCAATCATGATCTCGCACATGATAAGTTACAGGGGTACGATCGATGATCTGTAGGTTAAgtccaaaatttgaaaagatttaaaaataaaaaatcaaggtCTTCCCACGGTGCAACAAACGACACGCATGATTGATGTGAGTGTTCCTTGCAAATTATTAACTAACCTCTCATGAGTATCAATATCTTTGCTGAGCACTTCATCTCTGCTGTTGATACTGCCTCTATCACTAGGGCGTTGCCTTTTAATAGCACTTTGAGCAAGTCGAAACAAGCTATCCCGGATGCTAAGTCTTATTTGGATGTCTAACTGCAAAAATGTCAGTTTGTGGCTGAGTTACTCCAACTTATCAGAAAAAATACCAGAAAACATTCTACCAGCAGTAACATTTTACTAACTTTGGAAATTGTTTCTTGAAGTTGATAAAACACTGATTCCTCCACTGAGCGATTGCCAAAAGGAATGCTGACTGCATTGGAATCGTTGACTTCTGTGGATGTGCTGTGATCAAGGGAAAGCAATGTGCTAAGATTTCCATAAACTTCTATGTTCTCTCCTTCCATCGTCGAATATTCAACTGATAAATGATTACCGAATTGCTGCTGCTGTTTCTGAATTGCAAGAATTGCTCTCGATTGTTGACACCTCCGTAACTTTTCGATTTTTTCCTTGGGTGTCATTGTTGGAGGCTTCACTGCACCATCCACTGAATTCTTCGGGGAATTTGCATTTCCATTTTCATGGTTTCCTTCCACAGGATGAAACTGTGGTACAATGGACATGGCAGGGTAGTGAAACACATTCCCATATAAACTAGATGACAAAAGTGGACCAGTACATTGCTTTTGTTGGAAAGGTTCAGCCCTCTGAGACTGCCATTGCTGACTTAGAACTAAGGGTGGATATTGGTTGACCATTGATGGTGCATAGTGAATGCTAAATAGCTGTGACGGGCTTGCTCGTGAGGAACGTGCATAACCTAAATCATGCAGATGTctgatttcattcttttcttctGATTTCTGGCACTTATGGCCTTTGGGCAATCTCTTTTTATTATTGCCCTGAACAAATGAAAACAACGAGAGAAACTGTAAGGACTCGATGTTAATTATCTTTTATTTGACAATAATTAAGATAACTCGTTTTAAAatgaagaatttaaaataactaagtcaaaaaattaaattgtgtttaaaaatatgtaaaaaaaatatcggAATTGCTGacgaaattaaaaaatatattttattgaaagtaaaaatttacggtaaaaaataaaaatctcaaactcacaaaatatattaaatcacacacttttataaaattttctccactcaattctgtttttcttcacaaattaagagacctatttatagaatttcttttaatccaaaaataaatacatcatcacacactaattttcaatatttacaactcttatttccaacattcaataatttcaactttttattttcaacatatTTGAATTAAATAGCACACAAGTGTTGAACTAAAAAAATGAGTCGAGTTTTAATCTAAATAAGTAAAAAGAGTTCACACACCAACACGCGCACATAAACCATTTATACTAAAACATCACTATCATCTTCTCTCTTGTAACACTTTTCTCTCTTCTCTAATTTTCTGTTTACATGATTTTTCTTTGCTCTTTTAACCCCATTTCCGACTCATCTTCTCTATCCACGATTTTTCTTCCCTCTTTCTAACAGCCACCTTAGACCGCCACCTTCCGTCACCGGAATCTTGAAATTATAGAGGGCTTTGGTATCTCTCGACTCAAGCTTCATTTTGATACCCATGTCATGAGGTATTGTGCATGCGGCTTGTTCGTGATTTTCCGGTAGTTTTCGTGGGCAATTTCTATGTTTTCTGACTGAGAGTGAGTAGTAGTCGAGCTTAGGACCGATTTCGAGTTATCTCCGGCCTATTTTGTCGAGTTCCAGCCGCGCAACGCCGAGAACCGTCGCAAGCTCCTGTTTCAGACTACTTTGCTTCGACTTTGGAGCCCTCTAGGTTTGATTTTCAGCCTCCCTTGGTTGAATTGCAGGTTGGCCAGTGATGGGTTTTAACCGGTCAATTTAGTTCGATTTTCGGTTTGATTTTGGTACCAATATTTGATATTTGTCGTATTTTTGGATGTAAGTACAAACTTTGCGTTGATTCGAGTTCTCGATCGAATTTTCAGATTTGTTTGagggattttcgaaatttcagcTTGAATGTTAGTTTAGCGTTGTTTAAAGCTAAAAAGAATATTCGCGACAAATTAAACTAGAAATGATTGATTTTAGACATTTTAATCGAATAttggaattttaaaatcttaaagtTCCTAAATAgttaaaattgttattttagGTGAATTTAAATGGTTCTGAAATTGTTATATGATAATAAgatcatttaaatttaacatTCAAGTGATTTGTCTGAGTTTGACATTTCCGGGATTTTCTTGAGGATTTATATTATTGGTAATTGGTTGGTTGAGGTACGTAGAGATCAATTATTTCACGATATCTGACAGAGGCATGTGATGATCCTATGTATGATTTATCTGCTATTTCTTTAattatgtgatattatatgttgaGTCGCATATTATCGGTTGGTAATTGATATgcaaaataagataaaatatttcCTTAATCCACACACATTTTTTTTAGTTAGACACATCGATACACTGAACATATCAAGTTGAGCCTGACTATCATTGATATccgtttatatttttgttgggATCCTTTACATGATAATATATTATGTCTTGGAGATTTTTGGACACACTCGATTCAGTTCGACTAATTTAGTTGCTGGCATCGAGATCTGAGCATATCCCCAAACGCAGTCCATTGAGGCATGGACCAGCTCGAACACATTATGTATGATTGTTGATTATCGCTCATTTGACTCATGATATCTTGATATTTTGCACATGttcatgcattgcatttatGCATATCATCgtttgcatttttatgtcatatttcgTTGTTTCTTGATATCTTGTACTACGGTTCTAGGGGCTGTCGTGACTTTTGTGTGTAGACATGGCAGGTGGCACAGGTGGTTCAACTTCAGGTGCTCGAGAAGAAGTATCAAGAATTACCAAAGCTCTTTCAGAGTGGGCTCAGTTGTATTTAGGTATTGTGTCGTGTTGTCGTCTCTAAGataatatatctatatattatgGAGTTGTACATTTTACCAGGGTGTATCCCGAGTAGTTTTATGATGTGTTTGGAGTATTTTAGGAGTGTGTTTTGTAATTATCGAGCCTTGTAGActatatgatatttttggttTGTTTATTTGTGATTGTGTTTGACCGACATTTGTTTATGTTAGTTATGTTTTTTGCGGGTGCATGTTGAATTTTGAGTTTTTGATTTTTCTGGTATGTCCTATTTATGGAGAGGTAATGTCGAAATTTTTTTAGGcccaaaaacaaattttgactTAATTTCCgttgtatattaattaatcatAATTGCGTGATAATATATCATGATTAGGATAATGGGCCTTCACAGTATGACATCAGAGCATAGACTGGGATATGCTCGTATTAGAGTTAATACACTCAAATTTAGACATAACAAATTTGTGAGCAAGTGtttgattatttgaaattacttGATTTTGTCTGGCGTGAATTACATCTTAGTGTCTTAAGGATATGAAATGTTAGTGACATTAGTAGGTAATCATAgaacattttaattttagatGTTGTAGATTAAGTTTTATTTCGATGTTTTGGAagttaatgaatatttttgGGAATTGAACCTTGGATTTTGTAGAATGGCAACCGGAGGAAATAAAGGAAAAGAAGTGGCACAAGAGTCCGGAGCATAGAATGTCGGAGGAAAGTATGGAGTTCCTTGAGGTAGACGTGGACGTCCTGCTAGAGGAGCGAACCATAAGACTGATGTAGAGGTAGAACAATTAGCATACAGAGTGGATGAAATGGAATTGGCAATGGCGAGATTTCAAAACACGCATCTATTGAAATTTTTTGGGAAGGAATGAAGTGAGCGAGACGAAGGATGGCTGAAGCACATGGAGTATCTGTTTAACATGGTGCATTATGATTATGAGAGACGCCTGACTATGACAGTTCTTCAACTACGAGATCGTGCCCAACATTGGTGGGAGGCTTTTTACCGTCTTCCAGCAAAAAAAGTAGTGAAATCACTTGGAATGTTTTTCGTGCTAACTAAATTTATTCAAGAATACCCCTCCGTCTTACTAATCAACCAGGGAGTCAGAATTTCATCGATTGATTCAGAGCAACATGTCTGTTGAAGAATATGCCCGACAACTTTATGGTTTTCTTACTTATGCACCACACATGGTAGTGAGTGAGAAAGACAAAATTTCAAGAAAGGTTTGACTATCATATACATGTTATGGTCATGGCCGGTTCGCCTACCACTTATGCAGAAGCTGTGGATAAGGCGATAGGGATCGAGGTAGGATTGAGACGAGGTAGGCCATCTCAGACTTCTCAGATACCTAGTGGTGGTTCATAGTTTTTAGTGTATACACCTTCTTATCTAGTTTAGCAATCATACCAACAAGATAAACCACATAAATTCAAACCAAAATGAAGACAATTTAAGAAGAAATATCAGTCTAGTTATTCCAAGTCCAGTGGATCGATGTGGGGGCAGACAATACTACACGGTGTGGTAGAGTACATGGATCATGTTACAGTTGTGATCACCCAGGGCATTACACCGGATCTTGTCTCAGCCGTGCACAGGGACAACTGTAGTCATCTCAATTGTGTGTTTAAATATGTGCATCAAAAAATATCTGAATTATTGAcgatattcaaatatatatttgactTAAAGAGCACACAAGTGTTGAAACAAAACAAACCAGGTCAGGTATTAACCCAAATCAGTAAAAGAGAGCTCACACGCCAACACACGAACACATACCATTTATATAAAACATCAGTATCATCTTCTCTCCTAACACTCTCTCCTTTCATCTTATCTCTAAACGATTTTGCTTCTCTCTTTTTACCCCATTTCCGACCACCACTTTACACCGCCTAAATCGCCAACCTCCGTCGTCGGAATCTTGAAATTATAGAAGGCTTTGGTAGCTCTTGATTCAAGCTTCATTTTGATATCCATAATGAGGCGTAAATCGCGATCTAAGCCAAACACCAAAACCCTACATCAAGAGTGCACGGCTTGTCTGCGATTTTCCAGTTGTTTTAGTCGGCGATTAATGTGTTTTCTGACTGAAAGTGAGTGGTAGTCGAGCTTAGGACCGATTTCGAGTTATCTCCGACCCTATTATGTCAAGTTCCAGCCGCGTGACGACAAGTACCGCCACGAGCTCTGGTTTCATACTACTTTGCTTTTAGGATCGATTTTCAGCCTCTTAGTTGATTTGTAGGTTGTCCCGTGATTGAGTTTTAACCAATCGATTTATTTCGATTTCCGGTTTATTTTGGTACcaatatttgatatttgttGTATTTTTGGATGTGGGTAAAAACTTTGCGTTGATTTGAGGTGTTGATTGAATTTTCAGATTTGTTTGAgggattttcaaaaatttcagctggtttatattattttcaaattattgagtCGTATAATTGAGTATTTAATTAGTTTGATGCCTGAGAATCATTAATAAAATTGCTGAAATTTATGGtgtgaattttttatataaaatgcaAAGTTTGGGGAATTAGGAAAGTTAGTCTCTTGAATATTAGTTTAGTGCCATTTAAAGCTAAAAGGTATATTTTGCAACGAATTAAACTAGAAATGATggattttaaacattttaatcGAATATTagaatttagaaatttaaagTGCCTAAATAGTTAACTCCgaattttagaatttagaaATCTAAAGTGCCTAAATAGTTCAttcagaattttattttaatttaaaattttctgagATTGTATATCCCGATAATTTGTCTGAGTTGGCATTTTCAGGCTTTTCTTAAGGATTTATATTATTAGAAATTGCTTGGTTGAGGTACGTAGAAAGTTATCTGAAAACTAAACATGTTTTTATATCGAGCATAAAATTTTTCAATGACAAAGAATGATTTCTCATCCGTCagattgtttgtttgtttgtttgtatttttatCCTAGAGGGACAAGGAACAGCTTCTTCATAcagtttttcttttttataaaagtttCATTGTCCACAAGTAAAGGAGAGAACATTACCTTCTCCGATAGTTCATTCATTATTGCAGCTCTTCCTCCATCAGGCTTCTTTTGGCATGCTTCGCTATTTTCACCAATCTCAAAAGTCTGAGAAAGCTAGAAAAATAATGAAAGTGATTCCCATTTTTACCTCTATTAAACATACAAGCGCAGAAGATGATTAAGCCAAACTCGTGACTTTacaaaaaaaggagaaaaaaactGAACAATAAACAAACTTAGTTATTTGCACCTTCTATTTCACTGATAGCTCGCTATATATTCAATAGTAATTGTGCTTGCCTGTTCATCTTGCCCAACATGAGATTTGATCTCTTTGAATGTTTCATTCACAGCAACAAAAGAATGGCTGCAATCTAGCGTAAATTCAGCTCCAATCTCAGACCCATCTAAGGAGTTCAGTGCACCAAGTGGCATATCAGAAGAATCACCAGATGTAGGCATGAGTATTGATGTGCGACTAGTTACACCTTGAGAAGACAACCATGGCTCATCAACACTACCACCACAGTTCATGACTCCACATATTGGGTCGTTCCTGCAAAATATCACTTGTGAGGATACCAAGTCAGATGGACATGGAAAGGAAATACAGTAAACTGGGATACTAAAGTTAATGGAGCTCCAGGCCATGTATTTAGTCAACGTAATGAACTCTGTTTagtttaaaattgtcaaaaacaaaaaagggAAGATCTTTCACTATcagtaaaattatattttaagaaataaaaataaattagtagATACAATAGAATAAAGTAGGAGATACATAATTTTTGTTTCCTTCTTTTCCTATATACGTACCAAGGTATTACCCATGTATTAATCAATGAGAATAAATGTTCCTTTCAAACATTCTGACAAGGTATCAGAGCCACGTCGATACCTTCCATGAAAAAACTAGGTTCTATAAAGTTGCAAAGTAGCCACAGAACCCTGACTCAACCTTACGTTGATGCACTCTTTCTGGGTATCTCACTGCCGATAGCCGCAGAAATCTACCTTGAAATTGTGTTCTTGTGCTGCTGATCCTCTCGCAGAAATGACGGTGGTGTTAGTGTGAACCTCTTGCAGCAGTGAAGCAATCCTTTGTCCAAGTCCAAACACCCAATAAGCTCAATAATTCAGCATGGAAAGTGAAGGCAAATAAACTTGCGACAGCATGGAAAGCGGCTCCAATGGGAGCCTCAAATTCCAGCAATGGAGGAAGAACCAGCAGATACGAAGTCATGTCAGGAGAGACCGGCTTAGATACAAAGATATGTATTGGAAGTTCCTGTTGGTGATTTCCACAAAAATGGAAAGGAACTAGAATGGAAGGAACCTGATGGGAAGAAACCAGAATTGTGGTGCACCATGTCACGAACAGTTGCATCTGTTCATGGTATTCCTTTGTATAATTGTATCACAATTTCTTACCCTTCATGATGTTCTTCAAGTCCACAATATTTCTTGCAATCTACTTCCAATTGGTAAACAAACTCATTATCCAAATTGTCTAGCTAATTTCTCTTCATTTCAATGTTTTTTTCAGGATTATATTATCGGGAAGAAGATTGGCATGCTGGACAGCATGGAGGACTATATTTCTTCGAAGATGGATCAAATTTGGGGCAAAAATTTCAATCATCGAGTACAGAGTACTTATCCCGAGACCCGAATCCATGATTGTTTCTTTAGATAATGATATTATGTTACGTCATTTTAGACTTGGTTATCCAAACTTCAAGCGTTTACAACATTTGTTTCCtaaatgattttggatgaaGATTCATCCTCATTTTAATGGGAAATATGTGAATACGTGAATATGTGAAACATCATCACTTCATTTCCTTCATAACCTTATAAACCCTCAAAACCCTTTTTAATAATAGAAAGTGACGTTCGGGGTTCTAAATAAACACATCGAATAAAATATGGTTTATCGCATTTACATATG
Proteins encoded:
- the LOC140958526 gene encoding protein LNK2-like isoform X2; amino-acid sequence: MAMFDWNDEELTNIIWGEAREIGDDHIVPYPDQNEENRPVLSDHTKKDMNHEIARVSPIEQKKHCTNTEHGVEVVGSCKYGIHDPPSKGFSNARPDGSDLAITNIEKVDQDSMGTAASNNMMTTKDATGQIDKVYDFLQNPPEDREQGDFVDYGWANIGSFDDLDRIFRNDPICGVMNCGGSVDEPWLSSQGVTSRTSILMPTSGDSSDMPLGALNSLDGSEIGAEFTLDCSHSFVAVNETFKEIKSHVGQDEQTFEIGENSEACQKKPDGGRAAIMNELSEKGNNKKRLPKGHKCQKSEEKNEIRHLHDLGYARSSRASPSQLFSIHYAPSMVNQYPPLVLSQQWQSQRAEPFQQKQCTGPLLSSSLYGNVFHYPAMSIVPQFHPVEGNHENGNANSPKNSVDGAVKPPTMTPKEKIEKLRRCQQSRAILAIQKQQQQFGNHLSVEYSTMEGENIEVYGNLSTLLSLDHSTSTEVNDSNAVSIPFGNRSVEESVFYQLQETISKLDIQIRLSIRDSLFRLAQSAIKRQRPSDRGSINSRDEVLSKDIDTHERTSTISDEETNTNPIDRTVAHLLFRRPLELSGKLYKKHDSPVSAYISHERKPRTLESIERGHFPDTFEKAQVESSDESKTFHVYFDKDQSKNSPRLDTPQNMSNIEAETEWNAMPLNHYESNFLLFHQFITCLYVSTLTILWYFVNQLTLSFSDRLTDTRTRSLYYRGKSLWKSYFELFVVIFSWFIVKIDVLC
- the LOC140958526 gene encoding protein LNK2-like isoform X4, whose product is MAMFDWNDEELTNIIWGEAREIGDDHIVPYPDQNEENRPVLSDHTKKDMNHEIARVSPIEQKKHCTNTEHGVEVVGSCKYGIHDPPSKGFSNARPDGSDLAITNIEKVDQDSMGTAASNNMMTTKDATGQIDKVYDFLQNPPEDREQGDFVDYGWANIGSFDDLDRIFRNDPICGVMNCGGSVDEPWLSSQDGSEIGAEFTLDCSHSFVAVNETFKEIKSHVGQDEQLSQTFEIGENSEACQKKPDGGRAAIMNELSEKGNNKKRLPKGHKCQKSEEKNEIRHLHDLGYARSSRASPSQLFSIHYAPSMVNQYPPLVLSQQWQSQRAEPFQQKQCTGPLLSSSLYGNVFHYPAMSIVPQFHPVEGNHENGNANSPKNSVDGAVKPPTMTPKEKIEKLRRCQQSRAILAIQKQQQQFGNHLSVEYSTMEGENIEVYGNLSTLLSLDHSTSTEVNDSNAVSIPFGNRSVEESVFYQLQETISKLDIQIRLSIRDSLFRLAQSAIKRQRPSDRGSINSRDEVLSKDIDTHERTSTISDEETNTNPIDRTVAHLLFRRPLELSGKLYKKHDSPVSAYISHERKPRTLESIERGHFPDTFEKAQVESSDESKTFHVYFDKDQSKNSPRLDTPQNMSNIEAETEWNAMPLNHYESNFLLFHQFITCLYVSTLTILWYFVNQLTLSFSDRLTDTRTRSLYYRGKSLWKSYFELFVVIFSWFIVKIDVLC
- the LOC140958526 gene encoding protein LNK2-like isoform X3; the protein is MAMFDWNDEELTNIIWGEAREIGDDHIVPYPDQNEENRPVLSDHTKKDMNHEIARVSPIEQKKHCTNTEHGVEVVGSCKYGIHDPPSKGFSNARPDGSDLAITNIEKVDQDSMGTAASNNMMTTKEDREQGDFVDYGWANIGSFDDLDRIFRNDPICGVMNCGGSVDEPWLSSQGVTSRTSILMPTSGDSSDMPLGALNSLDGSEIGAEFTLDCSHSFVAVNETFKEIKSHVGQDEQLSQTFEIGENSEACQKKPDGGRAAIMNELSEKGNNKKRLPKGHKCQKSEEKNEIRHLHDLGYARSSRASPSQLFSIHYAPSMVNQYPPLVLSQQWQSQRAEPFQQKQCTGPLLSSSLYGNVFHYPAMSIVPQFHPVEGNHENGNANSPKNSVDGAVKPPTMTPKEKIEKLRRCQQSRAILAIQKQQQQFGNHLSVEYSTMEGENIEVYGNLSTLLSLDHSTSTEVNDSNAVSIPFGNRSVEESVFYQLQETISKLDIQIRLSIRDSLFRLAQSAIKRQRPSDRGSINSRDEVLSKDIDTHERTSTISDEETNTNPIDRTVAHLLFRRPLELSGKLYKKHDSPVSAYISHERKPRTLESIERGHFPDTFEKAQVESSDESKTFHVYFDKDQSKNSPRLDTPQNMSNIEAETEWNAMPLNHYESNFLLFHQFITCLYVSTLTILWYFVNQLTLSFSDRLTDTRTRSLYYRGKSLWKSYFELFVVIFSWFIVKIDVLC
- the LOC140958526 gene encoding protein LNK2-like isoform X6 — its product is MAMFDWNDEELTNIIWGEAREIGDDHIVPYPDQNEENRPVLSDHTKKDMNHEIARVSPIEQKKHCTNTEHGVEVVGSCKYGIHDPPSKGFSNARPDGSDLAITNIEKVDQDSMGTAASNNMMTTKDATGQIDKVYDFLQNPPEDREQGDFVDYGWANIGSFDDLDRIFRNDPICGVMNCGGSVDEPWLSSQGVTSRTSILMPTSGDSSDMPLGALNSLDGSEIGAEFTLDCSHSFVAVNETFKEIKSHVGQDEQGNNKKRLPKGHKCQKSEEKNEIRHLHDLGYARSSRASPSQLFSIHYAPSMVNQYPPLVLSQQWQSQRAEPFQQKQCTGPLLSSSLYGNVFHYPAMSIVPQFHPVEGNHENGNANSPKNSVDGAVKPPTMTPKEKIEKLRRCQQSRAILAIQKQQQQFGNHLSVEYSTMEGENIEVYGNLSTLLSLDHSTSTEVNDSNAVSIPFGNRSVEESVFYQLQETISKLDIQIRLSIRDSLFRLAQSAIKRQRPSDRGSINSRDEVLSKDIDTHERTSTISDEETNTNPIDRTVAHLLFRRPLELSGKLYKKHDSPVSAYISHERKPRTLESIERGHFPDTFEKAQVESSDESKTFHVYFDKDQSKNSPRLDTPQNMSNIEAETEWNAMPLNHYESNFLLFHQFITCLYVSTLTILWYFVNQLTLSFSDRLTDTRTRSLYYRGKSLWKSYFELFVVIFSWFIVKIDVLC